The following proteins are encoded in a genomic region of Synechococcus sp. CBW1002:
- a CDS encoding alanine--glyoxylate aminotransferase family protein: MVSTPARPPVGDHQLSEAHRCTLGPIATPDRLLLGPGPSNAHPTVLQALSRTPIGHLDPLYVELMGEVQELLRYAWQTDNRLTIPMSGTGSAAMEATLANTVEPGDKVLVAVKGYFGLRLADMAGRYRAEVATIERPWGEAFTLEEIEAALQHHRPAILAMVHAETSTGVCQPMEGIGELCRQYDCLLLLDTVTSLGAIPVFLDDWKVDLAYSCSQKGLSCPPGLGPFTMGPRAEAKLAARPDKVPNWYLDVSLLNQYWGSNRVYHHTAPVNMNFGMREALRLLAEEGLENAWARHRANAERLWIGLERLGLEPHVPEELRLPTLTTVRIPEGVDGKAFSLHLLNTHGIEVGGGLGVLAGKVWRIGLMGFNSRAENVDRLLDLFEAELPAFRSAAA, encoded by the coding sequence TTGGTCTCCACTCCTGCCCGTCCGCCCGTCGGCGATCACCAGCTCAGCGAAGCTCACCGCTGCACGCTCGGCCCGATCGCCACACCGGATCGTCTTCTGCTCGGACCCGGGCCCTCCAATGCCCATCCCACGGTGCTTCAGGCCCTGTCCCGGACGCCAATCGGCCATCTCGATCCGCTCTACGTGGAGTTGATGGGCGAGGTGCAGGAGCTTCTGCGCTACGCCTGGCAGACCGACAATCGCCTCACCATTCCGATGAGCGGCACCGGCAGTGCCGCCATGGAAGCCACCCTGGCCAACACGGTGGAACCGGGTGACAAGGTGTTGGTGGCCGTGAAGGGCTACTTCGGCCTCCGACTGGCGGATATGGCCGGCCGCTACCGGGCGGAGGTGGCCACGATCGAACGCCCCTGGGGCGAGGCGTTCACCCTGGAGGAGATCGAGGCGGCGCTGCAACACCATCGCCCCGCCATCCTGGCGATGGTGCATGCCGAAACCTCCACCGGGGTCTGCCAGCCCATGGAGGGCATCGGTGAGCTCTGCCGGCAATACGACTGCCTGCTCCTGCTCGACACCGTGACCTCCCTGGGGGCGATCCCCGTCTTCCTGGACGACTGGAAGGTGGATCTGGCCTACAGCTGTAGCCAGAAGGGCCTCAGCTGCCCTCCAGGCCTCGGTCCCTTCACCATGGGGCCCCGGGCCGAGGCCAAACTGGCGGCCCGGCCGGACAAGGTGCCGAACTGGTATCTCGACGTGAGCCTGCTGAACCAGTACTGGGGCAGCAACCGGGTGTATCACCACACCGCCCCGGTGAACATGAACTTCGGCATGCGCGAGGCGCTGCGTCTACTGGCTGAAGAGGGTCTGGAGAATGCCTGGGCCCGTCACCGGGCCAATGCGGAGCGCCTCTGGATCGGTCTGGAGCGCCTCGGTCTCGAGCCCCACGTCCCTGAAGAGCTGCGGCTGCCCACCCTCACGACCGTGCGCATTCCGGAGGGCGTGGATGGCAAGGCCTTCAGCCTCCATCTGCTCAACACCCATGGCATCGAGGTCGGTGGTGGTCTCGGTGTGCTGGCCGGCAAGGTCTGGCGCATCGGTCTGATGGGCTTCAACAGTCGCGCCGAGAACGTCGATCGGCTGCTGGATCTGTTCGAGGCCGAGCTGCCTGCCTTCCGCTCCGCCGCTGCCTGA
- a CDS encoding allophycocyanin subunit beta: MRDAITGLIGRYDQLGRYFDRDAIDRIKGFYSQSALRLAAVELINRDAAEIVREASQRLWKEDPELILPGGNAYTTRRLAACLRDMDYFLRYASYALIADDATILNERVLNGLDDTYKSLGVPTGPTVRGIALLGEVVCEQLSEAGVAEAAVLASVVKAPFDHLCRGLASTNVRAR; encoded by the coding sequence ATGCGCGATGCCATCACTGGTTTGATCGGCCGCTACGACCAGCTCGGTCGTTATTTCGATCGCGATGCCATCGACCGCATCAAGGGCTTTTACTCCCAGTCCGCCCTTCGTCTGGCGGCCGTGGAGCTGATCAACCGAGACGCCGCCGAGATCGTTCGCGAAGCCTCGCAACGGCTCTGGAAAGAGGATCCTGAACTGATCCTGCCGGGAGGAAATGCTTACACCACCCGTCGTCTGGCCGCCTGTCTGCGGGACATGGACTATTTCCTCCGTTATGCCAGCTACGCCCTGATCGCTGACGACGCCACGATCCTCAACGAACGGGTGCTCAACGGTCTCGACGACACGTACAAGAGCCTTGGGGTTCCCACCGGTCCCACCGTCCGGGGGATCGCCCTGCTGGGCGAGGTGGTGTGTGAACAATTGTCCGAGGCCGGAGTTGCTGAGGCGGCCGTGCTGGCCTCGGTCGTGAAGGCTCCTTTTGATCACCTCTGCCGTGGTCTGGCCTCCACCAACGTGCGTGCCCGCTGA
- a CDS encoding DUF6439 family protein: MTQSAAVKRDWPPQALEQAVALHRSLSIGDRDWHALKAQRPRRGAEQIAAALVQLLGEDSPASTSSTAARERAIALLEHGLAWLRQEISDPGCPSHGR; the protein is encoded by the coding sequence GTGACCCAGTCAGCTGCTGTGAAACGGGACTGGCCCCCGCAGGCCCTGGAGCAAGCCGTGGCTCTGCATCGCAGCCTCAGCATCGGAGATCGCGACTGGCACGCCCTCAAGGCCCAACGGCCGCGCCGTGGCGCGGAGCAGATTGCGGCGGCCCTGGTGCAGCTGCTCGGAGAGGACAGCCCGGCCTCGACCAGCTCAACCGCAGCGCGGGAGCGGGCGATCGCGTTGTTGGAGCATGGCCTGGCCTGGCTGCGTCAGGAGATCAGTGATCCGGGCTGTCCAAGCCACGGGCGTTGA
- a CDS encoding ATP-binding protein, with protein sequence MALRWSDFITPSTLQLAPLVELLLEPVRCERTLAELHLGLQEALVNAVRHGNGCDPRKCLRIRRIQTPRWLVWQVQDEGPGVPAGHRGHALPDHEDTPCGRGLFLIHHCFDDVRWSGRGNRLQLAVRRSRFNARGLDSPDH encoded by the coding sequence TTGGCGTTGCGTTGGTCCGATTTCATCACTCCCTCCACATTGCAGCTGGCTCCGCTGGTGGAGTTGTTGCTGGAGCCGGTGCGCTGCGAGCGCACCCTGGCTGAGTTGCACCTGGGTCTCCAGGAGGCCCTGGTCAATGCCGTGCGCCATGGCAACGGCTGTGATCCGCGCAAATGCCTGCGGATTCGCCGCATCCAGACGCCGCGCTGGCTGGTCTGGCAGGTGCAGGATGAGGGACCTGGTGTGCCGGCAGGCCATCGCGGCCACGCCTTGCCTGACCACGAGGACACCCCCTGCGGCCGGGGCCTGTTCCTGATCCACCATTGCTTTGATGATGTGCGCTGGAGCGGTCGCGGGAACCGCCTCCAACTGGCCGTTCGGCGCTCCCGCTTCAACGCCCGTGGCTTGGACAGCCCGGATCACTGA
- a CDS encoding AI-2E family transporter, with protein sequence MSSRTLLGALALIVLGLLTWELRWVLLILFGAIVLAVALDVPITLLRRLLPLNRPAALALVLLVLLVAGTQLGGLLLPELFTQVNDLIQLLPALTQKLAALAANVPGFDRLEQQLLEGSTWENLQPLGGQLIGVAGGAANSTIQLVLMVLLAILLALDPRSHQGLVVAATPRFYRLRMRQLLGDCREALGGWLAGMTLSAVVVGLLTWAGLSLLGVPLALLSALVCALLTFVPTIGPTAATLLPLAMALLVSPAKVLQVLMLRLVLQNGEAFLLTPVLLSRTVNLLPTVALMAQLCLGALLGLPGVLIALPLVVVLQVIGQEVVVAEIMDRWDGTRPRSD encoded by the coding sequence ATGAGTTCGCGCACCCTGCTCGGTGCCCTCGCCCTGATCGTGCTGGGCCTCCTGACCTGGGAGCTGCGATGGGTGTTGCTGATTCTGTTCGGCGCGATCGTTCTGGCGGTGGCGCTCGACGTCCCGATCACGCTGCTGCGTCGGTTGCTGCCCCTGAACCGACCGGCAGCCCTTGCCCTGGTGCTGCTGGTGCTGCTGGTGGCCGGCACCCAGTTGGGCGGCCTGCTGCTGCCGGAGCTGTTCACCCAGGTGAACGACCTCATCCAGCTGTTGCCCGCCCTGACCCAGAAGCTGGCCGCGCTCGCCGCCAACGTGCCCGGCTTTGATCGGCTTGAACAGCAACTGCTGGAGGGCAGCACCTGGGAGAATCTTCAACCGCTCGGAGGCCAGCTGATCGGGGTGGCCGGTGGTGCTGCCAACAGCACCATCCAGCTCGTGTTGATGGTCCTGCTCGCCATCCTGTTGGCCCTGGATCCCCGCAGCCATCAAGGACTGGTGGTGGCGGCCACCCCGCGCTTCTACCGGCTGCGCATGCGGCAGTTGCTGGGAGACTGCCGCGAAGCCCTGGGGGGCTGGCTGGCCGGGATGACCCTGTCGGCCGTAGTGGTGGGTCTGCTCACCTGGGCCGGACTCTCCCTGTTGGGCGTGCCGCTGGCCCTGCTCAGCGCGCTGGTCTGTGCCCTGCTCACGTTCGTGCCCACCATCGGTCCCACGGCTGCCACCCTGCTGCCCCTGGCCATGGCCCTGCTGGTTTCGCCCGCCAAGGTGCTGCAGGTGCTGATGCTGCGGCTGGTGCTGCAGAACGGCGAGGCCTTTCTGCTCACACCGGTGCTGCTCAGCCGAACGGTGAACCTGCTCCCTACCGTGGCCCTGATGGCCCAGCTCTGCCTGGGAGCCCTGTTGGGGCTGCCCGGCGTGCTGATTGCCCTGCCGTTGGTGGTGGTCTTGCAGGTGATCGGTCAGGAGGTGGTGGTGGCCGAGATCATGGATCGCTGGGATGGAACCCGGCCGCGAAGCGATTGA
- a CDS encoding AI-2E family transporter: MTFGQWLGLTALVASLLLLWSLREALVLVFAAVVLAMALCTLVGQLRHRLRCPRPLALLLSLALLLVVVLVVGTAVIPAFVGQFSELLQKIPQAGRALLELLRQAMDSASRMLYGRSDGTLSWLQQGLQGANPAGDLASHLSGGAVRILGLAGNVGAGLIQTLFVVAVALMIASQPEAYREALLLLVPSFYRRRFRAVLVQCGNALSAWMVGVLISSTCVGVLAAIGLSLLGVKLVAANALLAGLLNVIPNVGPTLSTLFPMSVALLESPWKALAVLGLYVAIQNLESYVITPSVMHHQLQLLPGLTLMAQLLFTVLFGPLGLLLALPLAVCLQVIVREIVIRDILDPWKTQRAAAP, translated from the coding sequence GTGACCTTCGGCCAGTGGCTCGGGCTTACTGCCCTGGTGGCCTCCCTGCTGCTCCTCTGGAGCCTGCGGGAGGCCTTGGTTCTGGTGTTCGCCGCGGTTGTGCTGGCGATGGCGCTCTGCACCCTGGTGGGCCAGCTGCGCCATCGATTGCGCTGTCCGCGCCCACTGGCACTTCTGCTCAGCCTCGCACTGCTGCTGGTTGTGGTGCTGGTCGTCGGCACCGCCGTGATCCCTGCCTTCGTGGGGCAGTTTTCAGAGCTCCTGCAGAAGATTCCCCAGGCTGGTCGTGCCTTGCTTGAACTGCTTCGGCAGGCCATGGACAGCGCCAGCAGGATGCTGTACGGCCGAAGCGATGGCACTCTCTCCTGGTTGCAGCAGGGGCTGCAAGGGGCCAATCCCGCCGGTGATCTGGCCTCCCATCTCAGCGGCGGCGCCGTTCGCATCCTTGGACTGGCCGGCAATGTCGGCGCCGGCCTGATCCAGACCCTGTTTGTGGTGGCGGTGGCGCTGATGATCGCCAGCCAGCCGGAGGCGTACCGAGAGGCTCTGCTGCTCCTGGTGCCGTCGTTTTATCGGAGGCGGTTCCGCGCCGTTCTGGTTCAGTGCGGCAATGCCCTCAGTGCCTGGATGGTAGGGGTCCTGATCAGCTCCACCTGCGTGGGGGTTCTGGCGGCCATCGGCCTGTCTCTGCTCGGGGTGAAGCTGGTGGCCGCCAACGCCCTGCTGGCCGGACTGCTGAACGTGATCCCCAATGTGGGCCCTACCCTCAGCACCCTGTTTCCCATGTCCGTGGCGCTGCTGGAAAGCCCCTGGAAGGCCCTGGCGGTGCTTGGCCTCTATGTGGCGATTCAGAACCTGGAGAGTTACGTGATCACTCCCTCGGTGATGCACCACCAGCTCCAGTTGCTCCCGGGCCTCACCCTGATGGCCCAGTTGCTGTTCACGGTGCTGTTCGGCCCTCTGGGCCTGCTGCTGGCCCTGCCCCTGGCCGTGTGCCTGCAGGTGATCGTGCGGGAAATCGTGATCCGCGACATTCTTGATCCCTGGAAGACGCAGAGGGCCGCTGCGCCATGA
- a CDS encoding GUN4 domain-containing protein: protein MLSGSPVSVAASAAPDQLLERFLSASPRQRRSLLGQLESRASELAPLIGDRLDGWDATGDDWALGFLLQLLLKASDQELREQVLARYPDGWLAVTSGAGLDYAPLQRHLMLQDFEAADRITSELLRQLAGSGAMQRGYVYYSEVPAIAGVDLESLDRLWLVYSRGRFGFSVQGRLLAACGGRWELLWPRLGWKHEGLWTRYPGSFTWSIEAPEGHMPLVNQLRGVRLMDALLRHPALRQRIEKAAG from the coding sequence ATGCTCTCCGGTTCCCCGGTTTCCGTCGCCGCCAGTGCGGCGCCAGATCAGCTGCTGGAGCGCTTCCTCTCCGCCTCCCCGCGTCAACGGCGCAGCCTGCTGGGCCAGCTTGAGAGCCGCGCCTCCGAGCTGGCTCCGCTGATCGGTGACCGCCTTGATGGCTGGGATGCCACCGGTGACGACTGGGCCCTGGGTTTTCTGCTGCAACTCCTGCTCAAGGCGAGCGATCAGGAGCTGCGTGAGCAGGTGCTGGCCCGCTATCCGGACGGCTGGCTGGCGGTGACCAGCGGTGCAGGGCTGGACTACGCCCCTCTGCAGCGCCATCTGATGCTGCAGGACTTCGAGGCGGCCGATCGGATCACCAGTGAGCTGTTGCGCCAGCTTGCCGGCAGCGGCGCCATGCAACGGGGCTACGTGTATTACAGCGAGGTGCCAGCGATCGCGGGCGTGGACCTGGAGAGCCTCGATCGGCTCTGGCTGGTCTATTCACGCGGTCGCTTCGGTTTCTCCGTTCAGGGTCGCCTGCTGGCCGCCTGTGGCGGTCGCTGGGAGCTGCTCTGGCCACGCCTGGGCTGGAAGCACGAGGGCCTCTGGACACGCTATCCAGGCTCCTTCACCTGGTCGATCGAGGCGCCCGAGGGACACATGCCCCTGGTCAACCAGTTGCGAGGGGTGCGGCTGATGGATGCACTGTTGCGCCATCCCGCCCTGCGGCAGCGCATCGAGAAGGCCGCGGGGTAG
- a CDS encoding nucleoside deaminase, with amino-acid sequence MDRLLRHAAAVGETGEIPVAAAMLDAQGRCIGWGSNRRHREMDPLGHAELVALRQAALLLGDWRFNACTLVVTLEPCPMCAGALVQARVGRVVYGAPDPKRGALGGCLDLASDPSAHHAMTVVGGVRGEQAGAQLTAWFRQRRSGRQAARPRTDPAADRRSRRDC; translated from the coding sequence ATGGATCGGCTGCTTCGCCATGCAGCCGCTGTGGGGGAAACCGGTGAGATTCCTGTCGCGGCCGCGATGCTGGATGCCCAGGGACGCTGCATCGGCTGGGGCAGCAATCGGCGCCATCGCGAGATGGACCCGCTGGGGCACGCCGAGCTGGTGGCCCTGCGCCAGGCGGCGCTGTTGCTCGGCGACTGGCGTTTCAACGCCTGCACCCTGGTGGTGACCCTCGAGCCCTGCCCGATGTGTGCCGGCGCCCTGGTGCAGGCGCGGGTCGGACGGGTGGTCTATGGCGCCCCGGATCCCAAGCGGGGCGCATTGGGGGGGTGCCTGGATCTGGCCAGCGATCCCAGCGCCCACCACGCGATGACCGTGGTGGGCGGGGTGCGCGGCGAGCAGGCTGGAGCTCAGCTCACGGCCTGGTTCAGGCAGCGGCGGAGCGGAAGGCAGGCAGCTCGGCCTCGAACAGATCCAGCAGCCGATCGACGTTCTCGGCGCGACTGTTGA
- a CDS encoding class I SAM-dependent methyltransferase, producing MSDQLSKLAYHTLQQGKSLVGLAHKEVSSRLMDLISPEVSARTVPVPPALLAMLQASMQRLLDRDWQEAEQGLYPASLLFDAPWLDWASRYPLIWLDIPATWTRRRERKVRDLPRTIDPAAYPDYYLQNFHHQTDGYLSDHSAALYDLQVELLFNGTADPMRRRVLGPLVQGLKAFTDRPPGCLRVLDVATGTGRTLRQLRGALPKAQLIGIDLSTAYLRQANRWLAELPGELPQLIQGNAETLPFAEASLQGATCVFLLHELPGSARQAVLYEIQRVLEPGGVLVLADSVQLNDSPEFAAPMENFRRVFHEPYFRHYIEDDIDARLTEAGFEDIAAESHFMTRVWTARKPL from the coding sequence ATGTCCGATCAGCTCAGCAAGCTGGCTTATCACACCCTGCAGCAGGGCAAGAGTCTGGTCGGGCTGGCCCACAAGGAAGTGAGCAGCCGCCTCATGGACCTGATCAGTCCTGAGGTCAGCGCCCGCACGGTGCCGGTGCCACCGGCCCTGCTGGCCATGCTGCAGGCATCGATGCAACGTCTGCTGGATCGGGACTGGCAGGAAGCGGAACAGGGCCTCTATCCGGCCTCCCTGCTGTTCGATGCCCCCTGGCTTGACTGGGCCAGCCGGTACCCGCTGATCTGGCTCGATATTCCGGCCACCTGGACCCGCCGCCGGGAGCGGAAGGTGCGCGACCTGCCTCGCACCATCGATCCCGCTGCCTACCCGGACTACTACCTCCAGAATTTCCATCACCAGACCGACGGTTACCTCAGCGACCACTCCGCCGCCCTGTATGACCTGCAGGTGGAGCTGTTGTTCAACGGCACCGCCGATCCGATGCGGCGACGGGTCCTCGGCCCCCTGGTTCAGGGCCTCAAGGCCTTCACCGATCGGCCCCCGGGCTGCCTGCGGGTGCTCGACGTGGCCACCGGTACCGGTCGCACCCTGCGCCAGCTGCGTGGTGCCCTGCCCAAGGCCCAGTTGATCGGCATCGATCTTTCCACCGCTTACCTGCGGCAGGCCAATCGCTGGCTCGCCGAGCTGCCTGGCGAGCTGCCCCAGCTGATCCAGGGCAATGCCGAAACGCTGCCCTTCGCTGAGGCCAGCCTGCAGGGCGCCACCTGCGTGTTTCTGCTGCATGAGTTGCCGGGGTCGGCAAGGCAGGCCGTGCTCTACGAGATCCAGCGGGTGCTGGAGCCCGGTGGCGTGCTGGTGCTGGCGGATTCGGTGCAGCTGAACGATTCGCCGGAGTTCGCCGCGCCGATGGAGAATTTCCGGCGGGTCTTCCACGAGCCTTACTTCCGGCACTACATCGAGGACGACATCGACGCACGGCTGACGGAGGCCGGATTCGAAGACATTGCTGCCGAATCCCATTTCATGACCCGCGTCTGGACCGCCCGCAAACCGCTCTGA
- the mnmH gene encoding tRNA 2-selenouridine(34) synthase MnmH yields the protein MSLRDSRSSDLHPTVLPGIASTSAEPAALPVIAFLAASGPVVDVRSPGEFRQGHIPGACSLPLFSDEERAEIGTLYKQQGRPSAVRRGLELVGPRLVDLGDRLSELANADCSGTRKVSDLRLHCWRGGMRSGSVAWLASTLDLPVVLLEGGYKAFRRWVLQSFEQPWPLQLLGGRTGCGKTDLLEAMAARGMAVIDLEGLAHHRGSSFGGLGQPEQPTSEHFENRLALALLHQRNADAIWVEAESAQVGRCRIPRAFWQQMLQAPVLEIQRTESERIDRLVAVYGLQDPDGLRQATERIARRLGPQRTDAALKAIAAQDWASACKAMLDYYDRCYDHELDRHPAPSLGRLDLSGLNDTDAAMRLESHLLGSEPVSA from the coding sequence ATGAGCCTCCGCGACAGCCGATCCTCTGACCTGCATCCCACGGTGCTGCCTGGGATCGCCAGCACCTCCGCAGAGCCTGCGGCACTGCCGGTCATTGCCTTTCTGGCGGCGTCTGGACCGGTGGTGGATGTGCGCAGCCCCGGCGAGTTCCGCCAGGGCCACATCCCCGGCGCCTGCTCGTTGCCCCTGTTCAGCGATGAGGAGCGCGCCGAGATCGGCACCCTCTACAAACAGCAGGGCCGCCCCAGTGCGGTTCGGCGCGGGCTGGAGCTGGTCGGTCCGAGGCTGGTTGACCTGGGAGACAGGCTGAGCGAACTGGCCAACGCCGATTGCAGCGGAACACGGAAGGTGTCCGATCTGCGGCTGCACTGCTGGCGTGGTGGCATGCGCTCGGGAAGTGTCGCCTGGCTGGCCTCCACCCTGGATCTGCCGGTGGTCCTGCTGGAGGGGGGCTACAAGGCCTTCCGTCGCTGGGTGCTGCAGAGCTTCGAGCAGCCCTGGCCGCTGCAGCTGCTGGGGGGACGTACAGGCTGCGGCAAGACCGATCTGCTGGAGGCAATGGCCGCCCGGGGGATGGCGGTGATTGATCTGGAGGGCCTGGCCCATCACCGTGGCAGCAGCTTCGGCGGCCTCGGACAACCGGAACAGCCGACCAGCGAACATTTCGAGAATCGACTGGCGCTGGCGCTGCTGCACCAACGCAACGCCGACGCCATCTGGGTGGAAGCCGAAAGCGCCCAGGTGGGACGCTGCCGGATTCCGCGGGCGTTCTGGCAGCAGATGCTGCAGGCGCCGGTGTTGGAGATCCAGCGCACCGAGTCGGAACGGATCGATCGGTTGGTGGCGGTGTACGGCCTCCAGGATCCCGACGGCCTGCGCCAGGCCACCGAACGGATCGCTCGGCGGCTGGGTCCACAGCGCACGGACGCTGCCCTGAAGGCGATCGCAGCCCAGGACTGGGCCAGCGCCTGCAAGGCCATGCTCGACTACTACGACCGCTGTTACGACCACGAGCTGGATCGTCACCCTGCGCCCAGCCTGGGACGGCTTGATCTCAGCGGCCTGAACGACACGGATGCCGCCATGCGGCTGGAGAGTCACCTGCTGGGCAGCGAGCCAGTGTCTGCCTAG
- the psb28 gene encoding photosystem II reaction center protein Psb28 — translation MGAAIQFFRGVDEPVVPDIRLTRSRDGRTGQALFVFEEPQALAPEALGDITGMFMQDEEGEMVTREVKARFVNGKASALEATYTWKNTTDFERFMRFAERYADSHGLGFSGQEDKESEDEDS, via the coding sequence ATGGGTGCCGCCATTCAGTTCTTCCGTGGTGTGGATGAGCCGGTGGTGCCCGATATCCGTCTGACCCGCTCCCGCGATGGCCGCACCGGGCAGGCCCTGTTCGTATTCGAAGAGCCTCAGGCCCTGGCACCCGAAGCATTGGGCGACATCACCGGCATGTTCATGCAGGACGAAGAAGGCGAGATGGTGACCCGCGAGGTCAAGGCCCGCTTCGTGAACGGCAAGGCCAGCGCCCTGGAGGCCACCTACACCTGGAAGAACACCACCGACTTCGAGCGGTTCATGCGCTTCGCTGAGCGCTATGCCGACAGCCATGGTCTGGGATTTTCGGGCCAGGAAGACAAGGAAAGCGAGGACGAGGACTCCTGA
- the glnA gene encoding type I glutamate--ammonia ligase: MAQTARDVLSQIKDEGIELIDLKVADLHGRWQHLTVCADQVNARAFADGLAWDGSVFRGWNPVQDSAIALVPDPGTAWIDPFQSHRTLSLICSIQEPRSAKPTGRCPRSLAQRAFTYLGSTGLADTAYFAPQPEFFLFDDVRYSSSEAGCSYSIESIEAAWNQGHVDDGGNRSDADQDLRSEMVLLLGSLGVPMDKHHHAVTASGQHALGMKDAELISAADNLMITRYVVRKLARKYGRSATFMPQPVFGANGSGLPVHQSLWKAGQPLFFGEGTYANLSQTARWYIGGLLRHAPSVLAFTNPGTNSYRRLVSGFAAPVNLVYSQGNRSAAVRIPITGPSPRAKRLEFRSGDGLANPYLAFSAMLMAGLDGIRNQIDPGDGIDGDLIALPADQRARIASLPASLSGALEALEADQDYLLAGGVFSEDFVANWIAIKHAEVQQLRQRPHPYEFSLYYDI, encoded by the coding sequence ATGGCCCAAACCGCCCGGGACGTTCTGAGCCAGATCAAGGACGAGGGAATCGAACTGATCGACCTCAAAGTCGCTGATCTTCATGGCAGATGGCAGCACCTCACCGTGTGCGCTGACCAGGTCAACGCCCGGGCTTTTGCCGACGGGCTCGCCTGGGACGGTTCGGTATTCCGCGGCTGGAATCCGGTTCAGGACTCAGCGATCGCCTTGGTGCCCGATCCCGGCACCGCCTGGATTGATCCCTTCCAAAGCCACAGGACCCTCAGCCTGATCTGTTCCATCCAGGAGCCCCGCAGCGCCAAGCCCACAGGCCGCTGTCCCCGCTCCCTGGCCCAGAGGGCCTTCACCTATCTGGGCTCGACCGGTCTTGCCGACACGGCGTACTTCGCGCCCCAACCGGAATTCTTCCTCTTTGACGACGTGCGCTACAGCTCCAGCGAGGCGGGCTGCTCCTACAGCATCGAGTCGATTGAGGCTGCCTGGAACCAGGGCCACGTCGACGACGGCGGCAACCGCAGCGACGCCGATCAGGACTTGCGCAGCGAGATGGTGCTGTTGCTGGGCTCACTCGGGGTTCCGATGGACAAGCATCACCATGCGGTGACGGCATCGGGGCAGCACGCACTGGGCATGAAGGATGCGGAGTTGATCAGCGCGGCGGACAACCTGATGATCACCCGCTATGTGGTGCGCAAACTGGCCAGAAAATATGGACGGTCGGCCACTTTCATGCCGCAGCCAGTCTTTGGCGCGAACGGCTCTGGACTGCCTGTCCACCAGAGTCTCTGGAAGGCTGGCCAGCCCCTGTTCTTCGGGGAGGGCACCTACGCCAACCTCTCCCAGACCGCTCGCTGGTACATCGGCGGTCTGCTGCGCCATGCGCCCAGCGTTCTGGCCTTCACCAACCCGGGCACGAACAGTTACAGGCGTCTGGTGTCGGGCTTCGCAGCGCCGGTGAACCTGGTGTATTCCCAGGGCAACCGCTCAGCGGCCGTCCGCATTCCGATCACGGGCCCCAGCCCCAGGGCCAAACGGCTGGAGTTCCGATCCGGCGATGGCCTGGCCAATCCCTACCTTGCCTTCTCGGCGATGCTGATGGCCGGACTGGATGGAATCAGGAACCAGATCGATCCCGGTGACGGCATCGATGGGGATCTGATCGCACTTCCGGCCGATCAACGGGCCAGAATTGCATCGCTTCCGGCCTCCCTCAGTGGCGCTCTCGAGGCCCTAGAGGCTGACCAGGACTACCTGCTGGCGGGCGGCGTGTTCAGCGAGGATTTCGTCGCCAACTGGATCGCGATCAAGCACGCGGAGGTGCAGCAGCTGCGTCAGCGCCCCCACCCCTACGAATTCAGCCTCTACTACGACATCTGA